One genomic region from Rattus norvegicus strain BN/NHsdMcwi chromosome 10, GRCr8, whole genome shotgun sequence encodes:
- the H2bu1 gene encoding H2B.U histone 1, with the protein MPDPSKSAPAPKKGSKKAVTKAQKKDGKKRKRGRKESYSIYVYKVLKQVHPDTGISSKAMGIMNSFVNDIFERIASEASRLAHYNKRSTITSREVQTAVRLLLPGELAKHAVSEGTKAVTKYTSSK; encoded by the coding sequence ATGCCGGATCCATCCAAATCGGCTCCAGCCCCCAAAAAAGGGTCCAAAAAGGCGGTCACCAAGGCGCAAAAAAAGGATGGCAAGAAACGCAAACGGGGCCGCAAGGAGAGCTACTCCATCTACGTGTACAAGGTGCTGAAGCAGGTGCACCCGGACACCGGCATCTCGTCCAAGGCCATGGGCATCATGAACTCGTTCGTCAACGACATCTTCGAGCGCATCGCCAGCGAGGCCTCCCGCCTGGCTCATTACAACAAGCGCTCGACCATCACGTCCCGCGAGGTGCAGACGGCCGTGCGCCTGCTGCTGCCTGGGGAGCTGGCCAAGCATGCCGTGTCGGAAGGCACCAAGGCAGTCACCAAGTACACCAGTTCCAAGTGA
- the H2ac25 gene encoding histone H2A type 3 yields the protein MSGRGKQGGKARAKAKSRSSRAGLQFPVGRVHRLLRKGNYSERVGAGAPVYLAAVLEYLTAEILELAGNAARDNKKTRIIPRHLQLAIRNDEELNKLLGRVTIAQGGVLPNIQAVLLPKKTESHHKAKGK from the coding sequence ATGTCTGGTCGTGGCAAGCAGGGCGGCAAAGCTCGTGCAAAAGCGAAGTCTCGCTCATCCCGCGCTGGCCTGCAGTTTCCAGTGGGCCGTGTGCACCGCCTTCTCCGTAAGGGCAACTACTCGGAGCGGGTGGGCGCCGGCGCTCCGGTGTACCTAGCGGCTGTGCTGGAATACCTGACTGCTGAGATCCTGGAGCTGGCTGGGAATGCGGCCCGCGATAATAAGAAGACGCGGATTATCCCGCGCCACCTGCAGTTGGCCATCCGCAACGACGAGGAGCTCAACAAGCTGCTGGGCCGCGTGACCATCGCGCAGGGCGGCGTCCTGCCCAACATCCAGGCGGTGTTGCTGCCCAAGAAGACGGAGAGCCACCACAAGGCCAAGGGCAAGTGA